CGGCTGCCCCTCACCGGGGAAGTGCTGGTTAAAAAAGGCGACAAGGTCCACGCGCTGGACGTCGTCGCGCGTACCTTCTTGCCGGGCAACGTCGAGACGGTGAACGTGGCCAACAAGCTCGGCATGCCGCCCGAGGACATTCCCAAGTTCATGCTGGTCAAGGAAAAAGACGCGGTCGAGGCGGACCAGGTCATCGCCCGGATGAAACAGCTCTTCGGCCTCTTCACCTCCACGGCCGCGTCGCCGGTCAAAGGAACGATCGAGACCATCTCCGACGTCACGGGCCAGGTTATCGTCCGCGAGCCGCCGATGGAGGTCTCGGTTACGGCCTACATCGACGGCGAGGTCGTCGACGTCATCGGCGACGAAGGCGTGGACGTGGAGTGCGTCGGGACCTTCGTCCAGGGGATCTTCGGCATCGGCGGCGAGGCGCACGGCGAGATGAAAACCGTCGCCTCCGGCCCGGGCGACGTTCTCGCGCCGGAAGACATAGGCCCGGAGTGCGAGGGCAAGGTAATTCTGGGAGGCAGCCTCGCCAGCGCGGAGGCGTTGAAAGGGGCCATCGCCGTGGGCGCGGTCGGCTTCATCGCCGGCGGCTTCCACGACCGCGACCTCCGCGACTTCCTGGGCTTCGACCTCGGCGTCGCGATTACGGGCCACGAGGAACTGGGCATCACGCTGGTGGTGACGGAGGGCTTCGGCGATATGCCGATGGCCCAGGCCACGTTCGACCTCCTGGCCTCCTGCGAGGGCGTGTACGCCTCGATAAACGGCGCCACGCAGATCCGCGCGGGCGTAATCAGGCCGGAGATAATAATCCCGCGCCCGGGCGAAATAATGGCCAAAGTGGGCACCGAAGAGGAAGACGAGTCCAACCTGGAGGTGGGCTCGCGCATCCGCGCCATCCGCGAACCGTATTTCGGCAAGTTGGGCGAGGTTACGTCGCTCCCGGTGGAGCTGCAAGTATTGGATTCCGAATCCAAAGTCCGCGTGCTCGGCGTGAAGTTCGACGACGGCGGCGAGGACGTCATCCCCCGCGCCAACGTCGAGCTAATCGAGTCGGGCCGGCGTTAATTTTACGCCAAAGGATTAAGTCTATGAAAAAACTCACGGGCATTTTTATCGCGCTTTCCCTGGCCGCGGCGGCCACGGCGGCCGCGCCGGAGGAGCCGAGCCTTCCCGTCACCGCGCGCGACGCCCCCAACGACGCCGGCGGCGCCGTCGAAATATTCTGGTTGGCGTCGCCGCTGGAAAAAGAAGAGGGCTTCAAGGGGTACGAAGTCCAACGGCGCGCCGAGGGCGAGGAAGTGTTCGCCACCATAGCCGAAATCCCACCGGGCGAGGTCGTCCACCAGGACCAGGAGGCGGAAGACGGCGTGCCGTACGAATACCGCGTACGCGTCCTCACGAGTGAAGGCGCGCCCGTGGTCCTGGGGGTATCGAAGGCTACGGCCTCCGGCCAGTGGTTTAACACGGCCCGGACCAACGCCCTCGTCGGCGTCGTCTTCACCAGCTTCGTCATAATTTTCTTTATATTCCGCGCCAGGGGCGGCGCCGAGCTCTTCGTCCGTAAGATAGCCGGTTTGGACGCGGTGGACGATGCCATAGGCCGGGCGACGGAGATGGGTAAACCCATCCTCTTCGTCTCGGGCCTCGCCGACGCCTCCGAAATATCCACTATCGCGGCGATGACGATCCTGGGGAAGGTGGCGCGGAAGACGGCCGAATACGAGACGCCTCTCATCGTCCCCTGCTACGACCCCATCGTCATGATGGTCGAGAAGGAGATAGTGCGCCAGGCGTACACCGAGATGGGCAAACCGGACGCCTTCGACGAGGATTCGGTCTTCTTCGTCACGCAATCGCAGTTCGGGTACGTGGCCGCGGTGGACGGCATCATGCTCCGCGAAAAGCCGGCGACCAACTTCTACATGGGCGCGTTCTTCGCCGAGTCGCTCATCCTCGCGGAAACCGGCGCCGAGACCGGCGCGATTCAAATCGCCGGGACGGACCGCGTTACCCAGCTGCCGTTCTTCATCACGGCCTGCGACTATACGCTGATGGGCGAGGAGCTGTACGCCGCGACGGCCTACCTCGGCCGGGACCCGCTGTTCCTGGGAAGCCTCAAGGGGCAGGATTGGGCCAAGGCCGTAATAATGGCGGCCCTGGTCGTCGGCACGGTTTTATTAATTATTTCAACCGACCTCGGCTTGTGGTTCGCGAAACTGTTCGAGACCTCGGCAAGTTAGCCGTGTCCGGAGGCATCTATGCGTAGGGAATTACCCCTCGCTATATGTTTCATAATGGGAATTATCATGACGGTGCAGTTCTTCATCCCGCACCGCCACTCGCAATGGCTCTTCGACAACATGTTGAAGTGGCTCATCATCGTCCTCACCTTCGCCATGATATTGGGGATAGGCAACCTCGTCAAACTCCACATCCAAAAGGTTCAACACCGGCGGCGCGACTGGCTTTACAGCATAGTCGCGCTGTTCGGCATCTCCGCCTCGCTAATTACCGGGTTCGGCTGGGGCATCGAGGCCGACAGCCCGTTCATGGTTCTGTTCAACTACGTCCAGATCCCGATGCAGGCGACGATGTTCTCGCTGTTGGCGTTCTACATCGCCTCGGCCGCGTTTCGAACGTTCCGGGCGCGGACGGTGGAGGCGACCCTGCTCCTCGTCGCCGCGGTCATCGTGATGCTGGGGCGGGTGCCGCTCGAGGGTATCGTGGGCCGGTGGCTGCCGGACCTGGCGGAGTGGATTCTGGATTACCCGAACATGGCGGCCAAGCGCGGCATTATGATCGGCATCGGCCTGGGCGCCATTTCGACCGCGCTCAAAATTATCCTGGGTATCGAACGCTCGTGGTTGGGCGGCGGCGACTAAAGCGACGTCGGCTCCGCGCGCGGAGGTTTTGCGATGAACGTATACGAAAAATTCCTCCATATCGACCGCCGCTACATTTTCATCCTCGTGGCGCTGGGAGTTATCATCCCGCTGGTCTGGCCGCTGGGCCTCGCCGTTACGACGTCGCCGCCGGTAGAGAACGTCTACAACGCCGTCGAGGAGCTCGCGCCGGGGACGCCGGTCCTGGTCTCGGTCGACTACGACCCCTCCACCCAGCCCGAGCTTTCGCCGATGACGATTGCGGTCCTGCGGCACTGCTTCGCCCGCGACCTCCCGGTCATCATAACGGTCCTCCACCCGGGCGGCCCGGGCCTGGCGCTCGAAATATCCGACCGGATTTCGAAAGAGGTGGGCGCGGTATACGGCGAAGATTACGTCTTCCTAGGATACAAGGTGGGTTCGTCGGCCGTCATCCTTTCGATCGGCCAAGACTTCCACGTTAGTTTCCCGGCGGATTACTTCAACACCCCCATCGACGAGATTCCGTTGATGAAGAAGGTCAAGAATTACAACGACATCGGCCTGGTTATTACGATGTCCGGCTCGACGTACCCGGACGCGTGGGTGGCTTTCGCCCACGAGCGTTACGGCCAGAAGCTGGCCGCGGGCGTGACGGCGGTTATGGCGGCGGACTACTACCCCTACCTTCAGACCGGCCAGCTCGTCGGCCTCATCGGCGGCCTGAAGGGCGCGGCGGAGTACGAGAAATTGATCAACCGGC
The window above is part of the bacterium genome. Proteins encoded here:
- a CDS encoding DUF6754 domain-containing protein; protein product: MKKLTGIFIALSLAAAATAAAPEEPSLPVTARDAPNDAGGAVEIFWLASPLEKEEGFKGYEVQRRAEGEEVFATIAEIPPGEVVHQDQEAEDGVPYEYRVRVLTSEGAPVVLGVSKATASGQWFNTARTNALVGVVFTSFVIIFFIFRARGGAELFVRKIAGLDAVDDAIGRATEMGKPILFVSGLADASEISTIAAMTILGKVARKTAEYETPLIVPCYDPIVMMVEKEIVRQAYTEMGKPDAFDEDSVFFVTQSQFGYVAAVDGIMLREKPATNFYMGAFFAESLILAETGAETGAIQIAGTDRVTQLPFFITACDYTLMGEELYAATAYLGRDPLFLGSLKGQDWAKAVIMAALVVGTVLLIISTDLGLWFAKLFETSAS